Proteins encoded within one genomic window of Bradyrhizobium sp. CB1717:
- a CDS encoding alpha/beta hydrolase encodes MTLLSIPSNPVPENVVSGTIKTPDGAELRFARWAPPANRKGTVCVFTGRSEQIEKYFETVRDLRDRGFAVAMIDWRGQGHSSRRLRDPRKGYVRDFSDFEIDVETFVQQVVLPDCPPPFFALAHSMGGTVMLRVAHAGKRWFDRMVLSAPMIDLPGRTTAFPARALLRTMRLMGMGGRYVPGGSDRITGLDPFINNPLTSDPVRYARNAAILEEDPTLGLASPTVAWADTAFRAMQTFKGMNYPSEIRQPILMLAASNDTVVSTAAIEEFAYHLRAGSHLVIAGAKHEILQEQDRYRSQFWAAFDAFVPGTPLFK; translated from the coding sequence ATGACGCTGCTCTCGATCCCGTCCAACCCCGTTCCCGAAAACGTCGTCAGCGGCACCATCAAGACCCCCGATGGCGCCGAGCTGCGCTTTGCCCGCTGGGCGCCGCCGGCGAACCGCAAAGGCACGGTCTGCGTCTTCACCGGGCGCAGCGAGCAGATCGAGAAATATTTCGAGACCGTGCGCGACCTGCGCGACCGCGGCTTTGCGGTGGCGATGATCGACTGGCGCGGGCAGGGCCATTCCTCGCGGCGGCTGCGCGATCCGCGCAAGGGCTATGTGCGCGACTTCTCGGATTTCGAGATCGACGTCGAGACCTTCGTGCAGCAGGTGGTGCTGCCGGATTGCCCGCCGCCCTTCTTCGCGCTCGCCCACTCCATGGGTGGCACGGTGATGCTGCGCGTGGCGCATGCCGGCAAGCGCTGGTTCGACCGCATGGTGCTGTCGGCGCCGATGATCGACCTGCCCGGTCGGACCACCGCGTTTCCGGCGCGGGCGCTGCTGAGAACGATGCGCCTGATGGGGATGGGCGGCCGCTACGTCCCCGGCGGCAGCGACCGCATCACCGGGCTCGACCCCTTCATCAACAATCCCCTGACCAGCGATCCCGTGCGCTATGCGCGCAACGCCGCGATCCTGGAGGAAGATCCGACGCTCGGGCTCGCGTCACCCACGGTCGCCTGGGCCGACACCGCCTTCCGTGCCATGCAGACCTTCAAGGGCATGAATTACCCTTCAGAGATCCGCCAGCCGATCCTGATGCTGGCGGCCTCCAACGACACCGTGGTCTCGACCGCGGCGATCGAGGAGTTCGCCTACCATTTGCGCGCCGGCTCGCATCTCGTGATCGCCGGCGCCAAGCACGAGATCCTGCAGGAGCAGGACCGCTACCGCTCTCAGTTCTGGGCGGCCTTCGACGCCTTCGTGCCGGGCACGCCGCTGTTCAAATGA
- a CDS encoding di-heme-cytochrome C peroxidase, producing MHDRSSKPPFDPSIQVSPNNPCPFLRGLVGEGFVDGGTVPLRTLSQTIANASGEAGLKKTSARIQVRGVALIANGACHILQSIFWGAQLDGLRGGPLDKLGAGSRILGVDGHVNEDEIARLASFGGTYTDPDGGTETGLNASQIQIFMKDNLKRAGKQARWYYPILMKFEWPILLKIMGKGQGDDRYLSVAEVRTLFNERKFPDRITQRVVSQPVTPPSLILRAAGGLFAALLVFGIVALRFPDQFQPMLPGILGNLVAPPLPTQVEPRAAYWLEQNWALEDRHWFHHTSQGTATFPVPYSWFMALEQPRLHFFAKPGMLHDSDHLQRFGFIPSPQTINTDDATLRRFGYANVYDKTKPVPARLWDPPVNWGAQAENVGGLPVGFARMTGVPDPATGKVGEDRIGLTCAACHTGQIHYKGIDIRFDGGPAMTDLRKLEVTTGLSIAYTLYVPGRFTRFADRVLGPSASDADRDALKQKLSAIGTFLVDWEKTYAKTIEGKTRFNEKTKRDEPQQDTEEGYGRLDALNRIGNQVFSQDMALSGLSGFEKNLHAKDAPVSFPPIWTVPWLKYAQYDASIEQPLIRNAGEALGVTALLNLSDNSPKDTLFRSSMDIKNLNWIEDLLKGSAPYPKKQLSGLTSPRWPSDIFGDDAWKIDGDRVKRGRKLYAEICTECHLGPVNDPVFDTEFPSQSIWSSSRWETIGDDKFLNEVQKSAKGMGTDLAQASVLATRTVQVPGFLKLDPTQNLNAWWNCNLPDISSTDMPYSIGLMVLVDIVARKAMDDAKIDPKVQQAWWGKRKNCPNPGPQPPDKKEPGPWYRARPLNGVWATAPYLHNGSVPSLYWMLSPASERPKSFCMGGGRDYDPKQVGFAVADGESCKTGQSRFSTRASDGTDMYGNSNAGHSFDGTPGPGKDGTIGRVLKEQERYDLIEYLKTL from the coding sequence ATGCATGACCGCTCTTCGAAGCCGCCCTTCGACCCCTCGATCCAGGTCTCGCCGAACAATCCCTGTCCATTCCTGCGCGGCCTCGTCGGCGAAGGCTTCGTCGACGGCGGGACCGTCCCGCTCCGGACGCTGTCGCAGACCATCGCGAATGCAAGCGGCGAGGCTGGGCTGAAGAAGACCTCGGCCCGCATCCAGGTCCGCGGCGTCGCGCTGATCGCCAACGGCGCCTGTCACATCCTGCAGAGCATCTTCTGGGGCGCACAGCTCGATGGCTTGCGCGGCGGCCCGCTCGACAAGCTCGGCGCCGGCTCCCGCATCCTCGGCGTCGACGGGCACGTCAACGAGGACGAGATCGCCCGGCTTGCCAGTTTTGGCGGCACCTATACCGATCCCGATGGCGGCACCGAGACCGGCCTCAACGCCTCGCAAATCCAGATCTTCATGAAGGACAACCTCAAGCGCGCCGGCAAGCAAGCACGCTGGTACTACCCCATCCTGATGAAGTTCGAATGGCCGATCCTGCTCAAGATCATGGGCAAGGGTCAGGGTGATGACCGCTATCTCAGCGTGGCCGAGGTGAGGACGTTGTTCAACGAGCGCAAATTCCCTGACAGGATCACCCAGCGGGTCGTCAGCCAGCCGGTCACGCCGCCCTCGCTGATACTGCGCGCGGCCGGCGGACTGTTCGCCGCGCTCCTCGTCTTTGGCATCGTGGCGCTGCGCTTTCCCGATCAATTCCAGCCGATGCTGCCCGGCATCCTCGGGAACCTCGTGGCCCCGCCATTGCCTACGCAGGTCGAACCGCGAGCCGCGTACTGGCTCGAGCAGAACTGGGCGCTGGAGGACCGGCACTGGTTTCATCACACCAGCCAGGGCACCGCGACCTTCCCGGTGCCCTATAGCTGGTTCATGGCGCTCGAGCAGCCGCGGCTTCATTTCTTCGCAAAGCCCGGGATGCTGCATGACAGCGACCATCTGCAGCGCTTCGGCTTCATCCCGAGCCCGCAGACGATCAACACCGACGACGCCACGCTGCGCCGGTTCGGCTATGCCAACGTCTACGACAAGACGAAGCCGGTGCCGGCACGGCTCTGGGATCCGCCGGTCAACTGGGGTGCCCAGGCTGAGAACGTCGGCGGCCTGCCCGTCGGCTTTGCGCGCATGACCGGCGTACCCGATCCCGCGACCGGCAAGGTCGGCGAGGACCGGATCGGCCTGACCTGCGCCGCCTGCCACACCGGCCAGATCCACTACAAGGGCATCGACATCCGCTTCGACGGCGGCCCGGCGATGACCGACCTCAGGAAGCTCGAGGTCACGACCGGCCTGTCGATCGCCTACACGCTCTACGTGCCGGGCCGCTTCACGCGCTTCGCCGATCGCGTGCTCGGCCCCTCCGCCAGCGATGCGGACCGCGATGCGCTGAAGCAGAAGCTGAGCGCGATCGGCACGTTCCTGGTCGACTGGGAGAAGACCTACGCCAAGACCATCGAGGGCAAGACGCGGTTCAACGAGAAGACCAAGCGGGACGAGCCGCAGCAGGACACCGAGGAAGGCTATGGCCGCCTCGACGCGCTCAACCGCATCGGCAACCAGGTCTTCTCCCAGGACATGGCGCTCAGCGGCCTCAGCGGCTTCGAGAAGAATCTGCATGCCAAGGACGCGCCGGTCAGCTTCCCGCCGATCTGGACCGTGCCCTGGCTCAAATACGCGCAATACGACGCGTCCATCGAACAGCCGCTGATCCGCAATGCCGGCGAAGCGCTGGGCGTGACCGCGCTGCTCAATTTGTCCGACAACTCTCCCAAGGACACGCTGTTCCGCTCGTCGATGGACATCAAGAATCTGAACTGGATCGAGGATCTGCTGAAGGGATCGGCGCCCTATCCGAAAAAGCAGCTCTCCGGGCTGACATCGCCGAGATGGCCGTCGGACATCTTCGGTGATGATGCCTGGAAGATCGATGGCGACCGCGTCAAGCGCGGCCGCAAGCTCTATGCGGAGATCTGCACCGAATGCCATCTCGGTCCGGTCAACGATCCCGTGTTCGACACCGAATTTCCGAGCCAGAGCATCTGGTCCTCGTCACGCTGGGAGACCATCGGCGACGACAAATTCCTGAACGAGGTACAGAAAAGCGCCAAGGGCATGGGGACCGACCTCGCTCAGGCCAGCGTGCTGGCGACGCGGACGGTTCAGGTGCCGGGCTTTCTCAAGCTCGATCCCACGCAGAATCTCAATGCCTGGTGGAACTGCAATCTGCCGGATATTTCGTCGACCGACATGCCCTACTCGATCGGCCTAATGGTGCTCGTCGACATCGTCGCCCGCAAGGCGATGGACGATGCCAAGATCGACCCGAAGGTCCAGCAGGCCTGGTGGGGCAAGCGCAAGAACTGCCCGAATCCCGGACCGCAGCCGCCCGACAAGAAGGAGCCGGGGCCCTGGTATCGCGCGCGCCCGCTCAACGGCGTCTGGGCCACCGCACCTTACCTGCACAACGGATCGGTGCCTTCGCTGTACTGGATGCTGAGCCCTGCATCCGAGCGTCCCAAATCGTTCTGCATGGGTGGTGGCCGCGACTACGATCCGAAGCAGGTCGGCTTCGCGGTCGCCGACGGCGAGAGCTGCAAGACCGGGCAGTCGCGCTTCTCGACGCGCGCGTCTGACGGCACCGACATGTACGGCAACAGCAATGCCGGCCACTCGTTCGACGGCACGCCGGGCCCCGGCAAGGACGGCACCATCGGCCGCGTGCTCAAAGAGCAAGAGCGCTACGACCTGATCGAGTATCTGAAGACGCTGTAG
- a CDS encoding tetratricopeptide repeat protein, protein MERRLAAIVCADVAGYSRMMGSDEAGTHAAFKAHRAAIHPIILNHGGRVVKNTGDGFLLEFASIVGATEAAIAMQTVMAERNHHLPAERTMQFRLGIHMGDVIADEDEVFGDDVNIAVRLESVASPGGFAISAKAYREACKHLTVPLTDAGNHRFKNIKDAVGVFTWMPEGAPALAPELREASALSQQYRTAIVGVLPFANLSDAQDEYFSDGLTEDLIHALSLQSFYRVLSRNSTFAFKGKNLSTRLIAREIDATYLIQGSVRRAGAKIRVTAELIAPETGEQLWTGRYDRDIGDLFAMQDEITTNLSAAIATEIVRAEASAPARLSTDVTAWDRFLKGLSHYYRQTKEDLAAAVDLFREAIGLDPKLSIAHAYLATIQIQSIQFGWVKGTREMWAEAMHLAETSVRLDPRSSFAFSILSWAHGMEGHYEAAMDAAKRAVALNPYDNGARGVLGICHFIIGEHREAIELFSMASQRDNSDPRYQWAALNAFSHYLLRQYDATLSWAREQLYINPNHMQALAIRAAALAQLGRTDEADEAIKVLMTNYPTLNVDRHLRNFHWKRPENLAHYREGLLKAGVPLGKLTLVQSDVKRAAES, encoded by the coding sequence ATGGAAAGACGTCTGGCAGCCATCGTCTGCGCCGATGTCGCCGGCTATTCGCGCATGATGGGCAGCGACGAAGCCGGCACCCATGCCGCCTTCAAGGCCCATCGCGCCGCGATCCACCCCATCATCCTCAATCACGGCGGACGCGTCGTGAAGAACACCGGCGACGGCTTCCTGCTGGAGTTCGCCTCCATCGTCGGCGCCACCGAGGCGGCGATCGCGATGCAGACGGTGATGGCGGAGCGCAACCACCATCTCCCGGCCGAGCGCACCATGCAATTCCGGCTCGGCATCCACATGGGCGACGTCATCGCCGACGAGGACGAGGTCTTCGGTGACGATGTCAACATCGCCGTCCGCCTCGAATCCGTGGCGAGCCCCGGCGGCTTCGCCATCTCGGCCAAGGCCTACCGGGAGGCGTGCAAGCATCTCACCGTGCCGCTGACCGATGCCGGCAACCATCGCTTCAAGAACATCAAGGATGCGGTCGGGGTCTTTACCTGGATGCCCGAGGGCGCGCCGGCGCTCGCGCCCGAGCTGCGGGAAGCATCCGCCCTCTCGCAGCAGTACCGCACCGCGATCGTCGGCGTGCTGCCCTTCGCCAATCTCAGCGACGCCCAGGACGAATATTTCTCCGACGGCCTCACCGAGGATCTGATCCACGCGCTCTCGCTGCAATCCTTCTATCGCGTGCTGAGCCGCAACTCGACCTTCGCGTTCAAGGGCAAGAATTTGAGCACGCGCCTGATCGCGCGCGAGATCGACGCAACCTATCTGATCCAGGGCTCGGTGCGGCGCGCCGGCGCCAAGATCCGCGTCACCGCCGAGCTGATCGCGCCGGAGACCGGCGAGCAGCTCTGGACCGGCCGCTACGACCGCGACATCGGCGATTTGTTCGCGATGCAGGACGAGATCACCACCAATCTGTCCGCTGCCATCGCCACCGAGATCGTCCGCGCGGAAGCTTCGGCGCCGGCGCGGCTCTCGACCGACGTGACCGCCTGGGACCGCTTCCTCAAGGGACTGTCGCATTACTACCGCCAGACCAAGGAAGATCTGGCCGCCGCCGTCGACCTGTTCCGGGAGGCCATTGGGCTCGATCCCAAGCTGTCGATCGCGCATGCTTATCTTGCCACGATCCAGATCCAGAGCATCCAGTTCGGCTGGGTCAAGGGCACGCGGGAGATGTGGGCCGAGGCGATGCATCTCGCCGAGACCAGCGTCCGGCTCGACCCGCGCTCCTCCTTCGCGTTCTCGATCCTGTCCTGGGCTCATGGCATGGAAGGTCATTACGAGGCCGCGATGGACGCCGCCAAGCGTGCGGTTGCGCTCAACCCCTACGACAACGGCGCGCGCGGGGTACTCGGCATCTGCCATTTCATCATCGGCGAGCATCGCGAGGCAATCGAGCTGTTCTCGATGGCCTCGCAGCGCGACAACAGCGACCCGCGCTACCAATGGGCCGCGCTGAACGCCTTCAGCCATTATCTCCTAAGACAATATGACGCGACCCTGTCATGGGCCCGCGAGCAGCTCTACATCAACCCGAACCACATGCAGGCGCTGGCGATCCGCGCCGCAGCGCTGGCGCAACTCGGCCGGACCGACGAGGCCGACGAGGCCATCAAAGTGCTCATGACGAACTACCCGACCCTGAATGTCGACCGTCACCTGCGCAATTTCCACTGGAAGCGGCCCGAGAATCTCGCCCATTACCGCGAGGGACTGCTGAAGGCCGGCGTGCCGCTCGGCAAGCTGACCCTGGTCCAGAGCGACGTCAAACGCGCCGCCGAGTCCTGA
- a CDS encoding LysE family translocator, whose protein sequence is MLGIHEIWLFILSGILLNITPGPDSVYVIGRSMQMGWRGGAAAAFGISCGCFFHVAGAAIGLSALLMASSTAFSILKLVGAAYLVVTGLQMLWSRPALASAIDEPERSSLRRVFLQGVFTNALNPKVALFFLAFLPQFVAADAPHKPLAFLTLGLIFIFTGTLWCLVLAAFAAKAAHRLRSSEGAIAWVNRALGGLFVYLGIRVAMLESR, encoded by the coding sequence ATGCTGGGCATTCACGAAATCTGGCTGTTCATCCTGTCGGGCATACTGCTCAACATCACGCCGGGGCCCGATAGCGTCTATGTGATCGGCCGCAGCATGCAGATGGGCTGGCGGGGCGGCGCCGCCGCCGCTTTTGGCATCAGTTGCGGCTGTTTTTTCCATGTCGCGGGCGCGGCGATCGGCCTTTCGGCCCTGCTGATGGCCTCCTCGACGGCGTTCTCTATCCTGAAGCTGGTTGGCGCGGCCTATCTGGTCGTGACCGGCCTTCAGATGCTGTGGTCGCGTCCGGCGCTGGCGTCGGCCATCGACGAGCCGGAGCGGAGCTCGCTGCGGCGGGTGTTCCTGCAAGGCGTCTTCACCAACGCGCTCAATCCCAAGGTCGCGCTGTTCTTCCTGGCCTTCCTGCCGCAATTCGTCGCAGCCGATGCGCCCCACAAGCCGCTCGCCTTCCTGACGCTCGGCCTGATCTTCATCTTTACGGGGACACTGTGGTGCCTGGTGCTTGCCGCGTTCGCGGCCAAGGCCGCCCACCGCCTGCGGAGCTCGGAGGGCGCGATCGCCTGGGTCAATCGCGCGCTCGGCGGCCTCTTCGTCTATCTCGGCATCCGCGTCGCCATGCTGGAGAGCCGGTAA
- a CDS encoding sulfite exporter TauE/SafE family protein, with protein MIDPLLIVIAAVFLAAGFVKGVIGLGLPTVSMGLLAVSMTPSRAIAIVIVPAIVTNIWQTFVGPYLRDILKRLWPLMIGTVIGCWLNAGALTGPHARYGTIVLGVLLVIYAIIGLSKFKFQVAPENEKWVGGVVGVITGVISASTGVQVIPSMPFMQAIGMEKDELVQALGVFFTTATLALAFNLTAGGLLTPANAVPGAVGLAMAFAGMFIGQSVRARMPAEAFRRWFLIAMILLGLYLAGSALAKEFA; from the coding sequence ATGATCGACCCGCTTCTCATTGTCATCGCCGCCGTGTTCCTGGCCGCCGGATTCGTCAAGGGCGTGATCGGGCTCGGCCTGCCGACCGTGTCCATGGGCCTGCTCGCGGTGAGCATGACGCCGAGCCGCGCCATCGCCATCGTGATCGTGCCGGCCATCGTCACCAACATCTGGCAGACTTTTGTCGGCCCGTATTTGCGCGACATCCTCAAGCGGCTGTGGCCACTGATGATCGGCACCGTGATCGGCTGCTGGCTCAATGCCGGCGCGCTGACCGGCCCCCATGCGCGCTACGGCACGATCGTGCTCGGCGTCCTGCTAGTGATCTACGCGATCATCGGGCTCAGCAAATTCAAGTTCCAGGTCGCGCCCGAGAACGAGAAATGGGTCGGCGGCGTGGTCGGCGTGATCACCGGCGTGATCTCGGCCTCAACCGGCGTGCAGGTGATCCCCTCGATGCCGTTCATGCAGGCGATCGGCATGGAGAAGGACGAGCTGGTGCAGGCGCTCGGCGTGTTCTTCACGACCGCGACGCTGGCGCTCGCCTTCAACCTCACAGCCGGCGGATTGCTGACGCCGGCCAATGCCGTGCCCGGCGCCGTGGGCCTTGCCATGGCCTTTGCCGGCATGTTCATCGGCCAGTCGGTGCGGGCGCGGATGCCGGCCGAAGCGTTCCGCCGCTGGTTTTTGATCGCGATGATTTTGCTGGGGCTTTATCTGGCCGGCAGCGCGCTGGCGAAGGAGTTCGCGTAA
- a CDS encoding LysR substrate-binding domain-containing protein — protein MRFDLVDLQLFIAVADQRSITRGAERSHLALASASARIKGLEDALGVALLKRGRRGVELTAAGESLLDHARLVIHQVDAMRGDLAGFASGVRASVHFLVNTSGLSEHLPKALAGFLHEHRDVAVDIEERESTDIAAAITAGAADLGFAAEHALPDHIERFVFSEDHLTLVTSRRGPFAGRRQIDFQETGACDFVGLTSATALQMHISKHAARLGMRPHYRARLRDFDAICQMVAADVGIALVPISAARRCARLMPLAMVRLRDAWANRKLVICARSFKTLPRPAKMLVEHLRAEAV, from the coding sequence ATGCGTTTCGATCTCGTCGATCTCCAGCTCTTCATTGCGGTCGCCGACCAGCGCAGCATCACGCGCGGCGCGGAGCGGTCGCACCTGGCGCTGGCCTCGGCCAGCGCGCGCATCAAGGGCCTGGAGGATGCGCTCGGCGTCGCGCTGCTCAAGCGCGGGCGCCGCGGCGTCGAGTTGACCGCGGCCGGCGAGAGTCTGCTCGACCATGCCCGGCTCGTGATCCACCAGGTCGACGCCATGCGCGGCGATCTCGCCGGCTTTGCCAGCGGCGTGCGCGCGAGCGTGCATTTCCTCGTCAACACCTCCGGCCTGTCGGAGCATCTGCCGAAGGCACTGGCCGGATTCCTGCACGAGCATCGCGATGTCGCCGTCGACATCGAGGAGCGCGAGAGCACCGACATCGCCGCCGCGATCACCGCCGGCGCCGCCGATCTCGGTTTCGCCGCCGAGCACGCGCTGCCCGACCATATCGAGCGGTTCGTGTTCAGCGAGGATCACCTGACATTGGTGACGTCGCGGCGCGGCCCGTTCGCCGGCCGCCGCCAGATCGATTTTCAGGAGACGGGCGCTTGCGACTTCGTCGGGCTCACCAGCGCCACCGCGCTGCAGATGCACATTTCGAAGCACGCCGCCCGGCTCGGCATGCGCCCGCATTACCGCGCGCGCCTGCGCGACTTCGACGCGATCTGCCAGATGGTCGCCGCCGATGTCGGCATTGCGCTGGTGCCGATATCCGCCGCGCGCCGCTGCGCCAGGCTGATGCCGCTCGCCATGGTCCGCCTGCGCGACGCCTGGGCCAACCGCAAGCTCGTGATCTGCGCGCGCAGCTTCAAGACGCTGCCAAGGCCGGCGAAGATGCTGGTGGAGCATCTGCGGGCAGAGGCGGTGTGA
- a CDS encoding tripartite tricarboxylate transporter substrate binding protein produces the protein MTISRRLLVELFLGLSLLLPSAASAQNFPAKPIKLIVPFPAGGPNDIIARVIGQRMSELSGQPVLIDNRGGQGGVLGTDAVSKAAPDGYTIAISSAGALAISPSMERVAYDTQTDLTPVTLVATVPEMLVVATNVPAKDIGELIALAKAQPGKLNFASSGPGSLPHLAGELFKLTAKIDIVHVPYRGAAPAVNDLLGQQVQMTFLDLPVLLPQVKAGALRPIAMGSAERAPTAPEVPTMAEAGFADLRIENWYGMVAPKGTPKEIVTALHALATKAMADPAVKEKLSQQGATLVGDEPEHFRSFIADETKKWAKVIKDAGVETAK, from the coding sequence ATGACCATCTCACGCAGGCTGCTCGTTGAATTGTTCTTGGGACTATCCCTGCTCCTGCCGTCAGCGGCATCGGCGCAGAACTTTCCCGCAAAACCGATCAAGCTGATCGTGCCGTTCCCGGCCGGCGGCCCCAACGACATCATCGCCCGCGTGATCGGCCAGCGCATGTCGGAGTTGTCGGGACAACCGGTGCTGATCGACAATCGCGGCGGCCAGGGCGGCGTGCTCGGCACCGACGCGGTCTCCAAGGCCGCGCCCGATGGCTACACCATCGCGATCTCCTCGGCCGGCGCGCTCGCGATCAGCCCGAGCATGGAGCGGGTCGCCTACGACACCCAGACCGACCTCACGCCGGTGACGCTGGTTGCCACCGTGCCGGAAATGCTCGTCGTCGCCACCAATGTGCCCGCCAAGGACATCGGCGAATTGATCGCGCTGGCGAAAGCGCAGCCCGGAAAGCTCAACTTCGCCTCCTCCGGCCCCGGCAGCCTGCCGCATCTCGCCGGCGAATTGTTCAAGCTGACGGCGAAGATCGACATCGTGCACGTGCCCTATCGCGGCGCCGCGCCGGCGGTGAACGATCTGCTCGGCCAGCAGGTGCAGATGACCTTCCTCGATCTCCCGGTGCTGCTGCCGCAGGTCAAGGCGGGTGCGCTGCGGCCGATCGCGATGGGCTCAGCCGAGCGCGCCCCGACCGCGCCCGAGGTGCCGACCATGGCGGAAGCAGGCTTTGCTGATCTGCGCATCGAGAACTGGTACGGCATGGTGGCACCGAAGGGCACGCCGAAGGAGATCGTCACGGCGCTGCATGCACTGGCGACCAAGGCGATGGCGGATCCGGCGGTGAAGGAGAAGCTTAGCCAGCAAGGCGCGACGCTGGTCGGCGACGAGCCGGAGCATTTTCGCTCATTCATTGCCGATGAGACCAAGAAGTGGGCGAAGGTGATCAAGGACGCCGGGGTGGAGACGGCGAAGTAG
- the hisN gene encoding histidinol-phosphatase, protein MTVIDFSAFIGRLATASGETILPFFRTSLSIDDKSKTKDFDPVTEADRAAEAVMRRLIKASFPQHGIVGEEFGNEREDADYVWVLDPIDGTKSFIGGFPIWGTLIALLHKGSPVYGMMHQPFIGERFSGDNGSANYKGPSGERRLQVRRCASLSEATTYTTSPLLMNERDRAIFGRIEQGARLSRYGGDCYSYCMLAAGHVDLVVETELKPYDIAALIPIVTGAGGVVTTWEGKPAQGGGRIVAAGDARVHEEALKLLNQ, encoded by the coding sequence GTGACGGTGATCGACTTCTCCGCCTTCATCGGACGGCTCGCCACCGCCTCCGGCGAAACAATCCTGCCGTTCTTCCGCACCTCGCTGTCCATCGACGACAAGAGCAAGACCAAGGATTTCGACCCCGTCACCGAGGCCGACCGCGCCGCCGAGGCGGTGATGCGGCGGCTGATCAAGGCGAGCTTCCCTCAGCACGGCATCGTCGGCGAGGAATTCGGCAATGAGCGCGAGGACGCCGACTATGTCTGGGTGCTCGACCCCATCGACGGCACCAAATCCTTCATCGGCGGCTTCCCGATCTGGGGGACGCTGATCGCGCTGCTGCACAAGGGCTCGCCGGTGTACGGCATGATGCACCAGCCCTTCATCGGCGAGCGTTTTTCCGGCGACAACGGCTCGGCCAATTACAAGGGCCCCTCCGGCGAGCGCCGGCTCCAGGTCCGCCGCTGCGCCTCGCTGTCGGAAGCGACGACCTACACCACTTCGCCGCTGCTGATGAACGAGCGCGACCGCGCCATCTTCGGCCGCATCGAGCAGGGCGCGCGGCTCTCGCGCTATGGCGGCGACTGCTACTCCTATTGCATGCTGGCGGCCGGCCACGTCGATCTCGTGGTCGAGACCGAGCTGAAGCCCTACGACATCGCGGCCTTGATCCCGATCGTGACCGGCGCCGGCGGCGTCGTCACCACCTGGGAAGGCAAGCCGGCCCAGGGCGGCGGCCGCATCGTCGCCGCCGGCGACGCAAGAGTTCACGAAGAAGCGCTGAAGCTGCTCAACCAATAA
- a CDS encoding N-formylglutamate amidohydrolase, which translates to MTRFDGEMSPAFEIFEPAEWRAPVIFNSPHSGSTYPDEFLAASRIDLPTLRRSEDSFMDELIGHLSARGFPTVRVNFPRSYVDVNREPYELDPRMFTGRLPSFANTRSMRVAGGLGTIPRVVGDGQEIYRDRILVDDALGRIETLYKPYHRALRRLINKVHQMFGTVVLVDCHSMPSVGVSRDEPRRPDVVIGDRYGTSCTPLLPDRVEETMTGLGYSIGRNKPYAGGFITEHYGNPASGLHAVQLELNRAIYMDERRRERSPRFAQVASDFAVLADVLATTIPFGDLGPFQAAAE; encoded by the coding sequence ATGACCCGGTTTGACGGCGAGATGTCGCCAGCGTTCGAGATCTTCGAGCCCGCCGAATGGCGCGCGCCTGTCATCTTCAACTCGCCCCATTCCGGCTCGACCTATCCGGACGAATTCCTGGCGGCATCGCGGATCGACCTGCCGACGCTGCGGCGCTCGGAAGACTCGTTCATGGACGAGCTGATCGGCCATTTGAGCGCGCGCGGCTTTCCGACCGTGCGGGTCAACTTTCCGCGCTCCTATGTCGACGTCAACCGCGAGCCCTATGAGCTCGATCCCCGCATGTTCACCGGGCGCCTGCCGAGCTTCGCCAACACCCGCTCGATGCGGGTCGCCGGCGGCCTCGGCACCATTCCGCGCGTGGTCGGCGACGGCCAGGAGATCTATCGCGACCGCATCCTGGTCGACGACGCGCTGGGGCGGATCGAGACGCTGTACAAGCCCTATCATCGCGCGCTGCGCCGGCTGATCAACAAGGTGCACCAGATGTTCGGCACCGTGGTGCTGGTCGACTGCCATTCGATGCCCTCGGTCGGCGTCAGCCGGGACGAGCCGCGCCGGCCGGACGTCGTGATCGGCGACCGCTACGGCACCAGCTGCACACCGCTGCTCCCTGACAGGGTCGAGGAGACCATGACGGGGCTCGGCTATTCGATCGGCCGCAACAAGCCCTATGCGGGCGGCTTCATCACCGAGCATTACGGCAATCCCGCCAGCGGCCTGCACGCGGTCCAGCTCGAGCTCAATCGCGCCATCTACATGGACGAGCGGCGACGCGAGCGCAGCCCGCGCTTTGCGCAAGTCGCCTCCGACTTCGCGGTGCTCGCCGACGTGCTGGCCACCACGATCCCCTTCGGCGATCTCGGCCCGTTCCAGGCCGCGGCGGAATAG